The following coding sequences lie in one Methanobrevibacter olleyae genomic window:
- a CDS encoding CBS domain-containing protein: MKIKNIMSESVVSIDKNLNICDCLRMMYKDNLSRIPVTSTNENKKVLVGIISEKDIANKLGSAKYGNLAPSRFYVSTVMVKDLITVDVDNDLIDVASILIEKNIGALPVLSASEMVGIVTKSDFIYLCKAKAYDKISVKDIMTSDIISISADDRLIHARKVIMDSEVGRLLLTEDNELAGIITSKDIAKAFVSFRKHTPDKYMASQIKELIAGDYMSTNVETISQDASIPELADAMLETGYNGYPVVDGEDQVIGIVTQSDLLKLIYELETQ, encoded by the coding sequence ATGAAAATCAAAAATATAATGTCAGAAAGTGTGGTATCTATTGATAAGAATCTAAACATATGTGATTGTCTAAGAATGATGTATAAAGATAACTTATCAAGAATACCTGTTACTAGTACCAATGAAAATAAAAAAGTTTTAGTTGGAATTATCTCAGAGAAAGATATAGCTAATAAATTAGGCTCTGCTAAATATGGTAATTTAGCACCTTCACGTTTCTATGTGTCTACTGTAATGGTTAAAGACTTAATTACTGTAGATGTAGATAATGATTTAATTGATGTAGCAAGTATTTTAATTGAGAAAAATATTGGCGCTCTTCCAGTTTTATCCGCTAGTGAAATGGTAGGAATCGTAACTAAATCTGATTTCATATATTTATGCAAAGCAAAGGCATATGATAAGATTTCAGTTAAAGATATTATGACTTCAGATATTATTTCAATATCTGCTGATGATCGTTTAATTCATGCAAGAAAGGTTATAATGGACTCAGAAGTAGGCCGTTTATTATTAACTGAAGATAATGAACTTGCAGGAATTATAACTTCAAAAGACATTGCAAAAGCATTTGTTTCATTTAGGAAACACACTCCTGATAAGTATATGGCTTCTCAAATTAAAGAGTTAATTGCAGGAGATTATATGTCTACAAATGTAGAAACAATTTCTCAGGATGCAAGTATTCCAGAACTTGCGGATGCAATGTTAGAAACTGGTTATAATGGTTACCCTGTAGTTGATGGTGAAGATCAAGTTATAGGTATTGTAACTCAATCAGATTTACTAAAATTGATTTATGAATTAGAAACACAATAA
- a CDS encoding CBS domain-containing protein, with translation MKDKNTKNLRKSLNRGSVEHKTKVAKNEGEIMTLAKKEVISIPQTRSIKEAAEMMIEHEFRRLPVTHPGSNKLLGIVTAMDILDFLGGGSKFDIIEKKHNDNFLAAINEPVKEIMTRDVISISPKYSIRESVDLMTEKGIGSLPIIDKEGKLVGIVTERDFALALAGSLTDETVGDIMIKDIITTTLGTPIESCSKMMVRNNLRRIPVVEEDKLIGIVTSTDILRFFGDKEMFASMTSNSGLDVLKRKISEIVKPNISVTESNVRLGDLCNLLAEKNIGGVPVVDDDELVGIITERDILNTVLKN, from the coding sequence ATGAAAGACAAAAACACTAAAAACTTGAGAAAATCATTGAATCGTGGTTCTGTTGAACATAAAACAAAAGTAGCTAAGAATGAAGGAGAAATAATGACTCTAGCTAAGAAAGAAGTCATAAGTATTCCTCAAACTAGGTCTATTAAAGAAGCTGCTGAAATGATGATAGAACACGAATTCAGAAGATTACCAGTAACTCATCCTGGCTCAAATAAACTTTTAGGTATTGTAACCGCTATGGATATTCTTGACTTCCTTGGTGGAGGAAGTAAATTTGACATAATAGAAAAGAAACATAATGACAATTTTCTAGCAGCTATTAATGAGCCTGTTAAAGAAATTATGACAAGAGATGTTATTTCTATTAGCCCTAAATATTCTATTAGAGAAAGTGTCGATTTGATGACTGAAAAGGGTATTGGATCTTTACCTATTATAGATAAAGAAGGTAAATTGGTGGGAATAGTCACTGAAAGAGATTTCGCATTAGCACTTGCAGGCTCTTTAACTGATGAAACTGTAGGTGATATCATGATAAAAGATATTATTACAACCACTCTTGGAACACCTATTGAAAGCTGTTCTAAAATGATGGTTAGAAATAACTTAAGAAGAATTCCTGTAGTTGAAGAAGATAAACTAATAGGAATTGTTACTTCAACTGATATCTTAAGATTTTTCGGTGATAAAGAAATGTTTGCTTCTATGACCTCTAATAGTGGTTTAGATGTTTTAAAAAGAAAAATTTCTGAAATTGTTAAACCAAATATTTCAGTAACTGAATCTAATGTTAGATTAGGAGATTTATGTAATTTATTAGCTGAAAAGAACATTGGTGGTGTTCCTGTAGTTGATGATGATGAACTTGTAGGAATTATCACTGAAAGAGATATTTTAAATACAGTTCTTAAAAATTAA